TGGTTACCAACAACCTTAACCGATTCAACAGAGAATTTGGATGCGGTTTGTGAAACCATTGGTCGCCATGCAGGTGAAGAAACGGGAGCAAAAATTCAAGGTATTTTCCTAGAGGGACCGTTCTTTACTGAGAAATACAAGGGTGCACAAAATCCTAAGTATATGGGGGATCCGTCTGTTGAGAAATTGGACAAATGGCACCGTTTATCAGAAGGCTTGGTCAATAAGATTGCGATTGCTCCAGAACGTGATGGAGTAGAGGAATTTATCCACTTTGCTAATGAGAAAAAGATTCATACTGCCCTTGCCCACAGTGATGCAACCTATGATCAAGCTAAAAAGGCAGTTGAAGCAGGGGCCAATATCTTCGTCCATGTTTACAATGGGATGAGTGGGCTTCATCATAGAGAACCAGGCATGGTCGGTGCGGCGCTTGATTTAGAAAATGTCTTTGCTGAGGTTATCTGTGATGGTCACCATGTCCATCCAGCAGCAGTAGATATTGTGTTGAAAGCGCGTGGGGTAGAAGAAACAGTTCTCATTACTGACTGTATGCGTGCAGGAGGCCAAGGGGAAGGAGATTCTCGTTTGGGTGAATTTGAGGTTGTGGTCAAAGACGGAACAGCTCGTTTGAAACATAATGGTAGTCTGGCAGGTTCTA
Above is a window of Streptococcus sp. zg-86 DNA encoding:
- the nagA gene encoding N-acetylglucosamine-6-phosphate deacetylase, producing the protein MAHYIFAKSIILSDQEVENAYLEITDDGQFGEIVTEKPEGTIVDYSDYHIGPGLVDTHIHGYASYDVMDNDFEGIKVISEGLLSCGVTSWLPTTLTDSTENLDAVCETIGRHAGEETGAKIQGIFLEGPFFTEKYKGAQNPKYMGDPSVEKLDKWHRLSEGLVNKIAIAPERDGVEEFIHFANEKKIHTALAHSDATYDQAKKAVEAGANIFVHVYNGMSGLHHREPGMVGAALDLENVFAEVICDGHHVHPAAVDIVLKARGVEETVLITDCMRAGGQGEGDSRLGEFEVVVKDGTARLKHNGSLAGSILELIQAVEHIVEWGLASLPDAVRMASLAPAKSVNIDHVCGQIVAGRAADFIVVDDEGHLQATYLDGVKRFGV